GGGCAATCCTCATTCCCATGATGGTCAAAGATGGCTACAACCGGGAACGATCCGCCGCGCTTATCGCCTCCTCGAATCTCGTCTCGCCCATCATGCCGCCATCGGTACCATTGATCATTTACGGTGCCGCCGCGGGCGTTTCAATCAAGTCGCTGTTCCTGGCCGGTATTGCTCCCGCGCTCTACCTGACGATCGTAATGTTCATCGTTTGGTTCCTGATCGCGCGCTCGAAAGAGAACATCAGGTCCGACATTCCCCGCGTAGGGGGCCGCGGGCTGGCCAAGCTGGCTTATCAAGCGGTTTGGGCGCTGTTGCTGCCGGTGATCATCCTGGTCGGCCTGCGAAGCGGGGTGTTCACAGCCACGGAAGCCGGCGTGGTGTCCGTCGTATACGCGCTCATCATCGGCGTGTTCGTCTACCGGGAGATTAACCTCAAGGAGGCATTCGCAGCTTTGAGGTCCGCAGCCAAAGTGTCGGCCGTGGTCATGTTCCTCGCCGCTGCCGCCCAGGTTACGGCATACTATATGGCGATCTCCGGCGTACCTGCAGTGCTTACCCGTTCCTTGGGTGGACTCGTCGACAACCCGACGCTCCTGATGATCGTCCTGCTGATGTTCATCATTCTTCTGGGGTTGGTGCTCGACGTCGTACCGACGATCCTCATCGTCACCCCGATCGTCCTGCCGCTGCTCAACGCCGCTGGAATTGACCTGATCTATTTCGGCATCGTCTTCACGCTGGCTAACGTCATCGGTTTGAACACACCCCCTGTTGGGCCGTCTTTGAACGTGGCTGCTGCTGTAGGGAACGTCAAGGTGGGTGCAATTATCCGGCCCACCCTGCCCTACCTCCTGGCCCAGACGGCGCTCGTGGTAGCGATGGCATTGCTCCCTGAGCTGGTCC
The window above is part of the Pseudarthrobacter sp. NS4 genome. Proteins encoded here:
- a CDS encoding TRAP transporter large permease, giving the protein MKVLVPLFGYLIGSIAIGVPIAFALLFASAATGMQMGGSSGNPQIMAAQLMRGTDSVAMMALPFFILTGELMNRGGLTHRIIALASATVGRVRGGLGYVAILSALLFGSLVGSAVASTAALGAILIPMMVKDGYNRERSAALIASSNLVSPIMPPSVPLIIYGAAAGVSIKSLFLAGIAPALYLTIVMFIVWFLIARSKENIRSDIPRVGGRGLAKLAYQAVWALLLPVIILVGLRSGVFTATEAGVVSVVYALIIGVFVYREINLKEAFAALRSAAKVSAVVMFLAAAAQVTAYYMAISGVPAVLTRSLGGLVDNPTLLMIVLLMFIILLGLVLDVVPTILIVTPIVLPLLNAAGIDLIYFGIVFTLANVIGLNTPPVGPSLNVAAAVGNVKVGAIIRPTLPYLLAQTALVVAMALLPELVLVPLGWLDPQ